The region AATGACGGGTCAACGTTTCGGTGGCTTCCATTCCGAAGTTGGATTCGAAGCGATGTGACCACCGAGCCAACAGCTGCGCCGAACAATGCCAATCAAACAATAACGCGAGCCGAACCCACACGCACTCAACAAGAACTGCGTCTACCCAACCCGCCTAAGCTGCGGCAGAAATGTCTCCCGCGGCGTTAGCTGCAGTGGGGAACGCATGCGAATTAGTTGAGGGCCACTTCACGTCCAGCGTTCCAAGCTGCCGCGTGCGGCAATGTCTTCCGGCTGAGCATGAATTGTCAAGCAGCAAGAAAGGAGTATTCTGGTCAGCCCAAATCGCGAAATACTCGTTGAATATGCTGCGGTTCTAACGTGCGACTTGCGAGAATCGCCGTCCCTTCGAGCGAATATCCCCCCCAGCAAAAACGCCAACACAAGGCCCGCTCCAGCGGCCGTTGCGTTTCCGACCAACTCAATGATCCGCGACTGATTAAACTCGATGTCTCCAAGGCGGACGTCAAGTTGAGCAGCAGCAATCTTCATGGTTTCGCCTTTCTGGCGGCATAGCCGCGCGCAGGCGATCGCGTTTACAGCTCGCTTGCCAGTTGATCAAGCAGGTCATCGTCGAGTTCAGTACTGGATGCCCCAGAAGCGTCGTAATCCATGGAGTCAAAGACGCTTTCCCGAGCCTGGATCAGCAACTGCAGCTCTGTCGCATCTTCCCGGACGGAAAGCCTGCTTTCGGCGACTCGATTTCTCATCAATTCATCATCGACGAGGGGCGCATGGTCCAAACTGGCTGCGACTTTCGCATCATCGAGTTGAGTCAGCACGCCGACTGCGGCGGCATCGACATAATTGCCTTCCGAGAAGGCATAGACCAGGTCGCTGGAGTCGAATTTGCCGTCGCCATTCCAATCACCATCCTCAAACGTGGCGTGGTTCGCGTTACGGTTTTCGTATTTGCCGACCTGGAAAACCAGCATGAGGTCGCTGGAATTAAATACTCCATCCTGATTCGAGTCGCCCGGGATGTCGTCCTGGGTATCTTCACGGCCCGGTGAGCCGCCGACCACACCACTTGGACTCCACCCGGTGCGCTGATTCCATTGTTCGACGTCGGCAAGCGGGTCAACGATTACGAGTGACATGCCGCTGCCGTCCGTGGTGGGATACCAAGTATCTTGGTACTTGAATTGTTGGATTACTGTTGCTCCGACCGTCAACGTAACCATCTCAGACTGATTACTGAGTCCACCGGACCACTGTCCCGCCACAAGGGGAAGCTCGCCGTACCGAAAGCGAAAAGCGTCAAGGTCTTCCACCAAAACAATACGCTGGCCGGCGTCGAGTTGAGTGACGGCCGAATGGCGGAAATCAAACTCCAAGCCCTGTTCATCGCCACCGGAACGGATCTTGGTAAGTTGCACGTCGTGCAGCAAAATCGGGTCGGTGCCCGTGTTGACGAGTTCGACAAACTCAAAGTCATTGTTGGCGAATCCGGCTTCCGATTCTGCAGGCGTTGCCTCGGCCGGGTTGTAATGTAGCTCAGCAATTCTCAGTGAGTCGATGACGGGATTCGGCGTTGGGTTGTTTATCGTGACGTTCGCGCCTGCCAACGGATTGCCATGGAAGTCGAAGGCCTCGAACCGCAGCGGCTCGGTTCCCTGTCCCACAGGCAAATCGACCTGCCAACGGGTTTCTGTCTCCCAGGTGACATCCAATGGAATGCTCGATCCGGCAACTCGTATTTCTCGCACGTCGAACCATGCTGTCCCCGAGACGCGGACGATCCCGTCGAGGGCGTCGACGGGACCTTGCGTCGTGATGGCAAATGGCTGACGTGGGTAAGTGTCCTCGATTCGTTTCGCCACATAAACGGATCGCGCATCGATGAATGACAGTCGGTGGCCGAAGTCTTGGTGGGCTAGCTTGCCATAATGTTCAACCCACCGTTTCATGTAGTCAGCATTAAACGACCTGTCGACGATATCCAACATATGACCGTAAAACAGTCTTAAGTTGGCTGGTAGTTTGATGACGCGACGCAGCGAGCCCTGCCCGTTCATCGGTGGTGAACGGGGCACGCGTTGGAAAGCGGAATCCCAATCCCATGGTAGATACAACACTTTGCCGTCGGGGCGAACATAAAGTCGAAAATTGTGAGGGCTTGCCCCTGTGAAAAACGCGTCGGCGGGTCCGACTAACGACTGGTAGGCTGCGGTTCGCATCCACTGATCAATGTCCATTACTTCGCGCGTCGCTTCGTGCAACGACTCGATGTCTTCGCCAAGCGCCTTGTTCAGTGCGATAATCGAGTCGAAGTTGTCCCGTGTGCGATTGCTAGTAATCAGGTTAACCCAACGGTAAGCTTCTTTGTCATCCCCGAAGTCTTGGAAATCGAAGCCCATATTCCCATTCGGCGTGTGGTGCCCACCGGCTCGTTTTAGACTCTCTGGATCTCCATCGACGGTCGACGTCGCCCACCGTATCACCTCATACTCGAAGAGCGTGCCATCGCTTCCGTTCTCAAACTGCGAATTCAAATAGACTTCGTCGAATGCGGCCATTCGAATGGTGGCTTTGGCCGTGTGAATCGACTTCGGAGCGATAAAATGGACGATGTCGTCGTACATATTAGGGATATCTCCCGCACGGGACGCAATATGTTTGATCAAGATCTCATCCACACCAAGCACCGCATGGGTGCTGCGATCGACGGACACCTTTTGGTGGACGCCACGAAACAGTTGATCTGGATTGAAGAGAAGATTAAATCCCACACGCAATACGTCACGCCCGACAAAGCTGCCCTTGAGTCTCACCCCAACGTCATAGAAGACTTGATCATCGTGTACAACGGTGGCTCCCAGACGCTCGTTGCTCAATGAGTTGGTTCCCAAATGCAGGTGGTCCGAGTCGTCTTGAGTCATGATCAGCCGGAAGTTCTGCGCGTCGATGTAGTCGTTTTGTCCATCCTCAACAATGAACAAAGCTCGCGCTTCACGGCCTGCGTGCGGGATCGTTGTCAGGGCTCCTAAACTATCCTCTCCCTCGACATAAAACTGCACGACGGATGCCGCGTTCTGACCAGGAATTACCCCGGTAAATCGTCCAGCCTCGTTTCGGGTCATGGTCACGTCTTGCCATGATTCTCCGGATACTTGGTACCAGAGATTTACCGAAGTGACGTGATCGGGGTCGTCTGCCACGACAGAAACTGTCACGGGTTCGGACGGCTTGGGAAGAGTTGGGGAATGGCGAAGCTCGTCGTAAGTCGGGCCCGCATTGTCTAGATGGGTTGAGTTGATCGTGCCGGGTGTCCCGTGATTGTTTGGCGTTTCGAGTACGGTCGTTTGGGCCAGCCGATTGAAATAAAGACGAGAGTTGATTTGCTGAGAACCGGTCAGCCACTTTGCTCGAAACGAGATTTGGTACTCTGTTCCATTGGTGATCACCGCTTCGTTGGCCAATGTGGTCTCGATTTGGTTGCCTTGGTATTCCGTTGCACCCTTGGCAATGACGTGCAGCACATGATTGCCGTTGTCGTCGACGACTTGACTGTGTTGATGATTCCCAAGCAGCCGCCAATGCTCACTAGTGCCATCCGCAAAGCTGCCATTCTGAATCAACTCAACGGCTATACCACGGGGTTCCTCGATCACGCTAATGTCATCAATTAGCGCTTCGCCAGCACCATCCAAGAATCCAAAGGCAAATTCCTGCCATAAGCTTGGCTCGTTAGGCATTGCGGGTTTTGCAATACCGCGGTACGTATAATTTTGCCACTTTGAACGACTTGCCTCGTCGCTGGCGGACCATGACTCACCCCGTGAATTTTCTGCATCGGCATCGATCAACTCGAGGCTGGGGCCGGTGCCATCTGGCAAAACGTTCCAGTGGCCACCGTCGAAATAATGGACTGCGTCCGCTACGTTTTCGGCAGCATCCAATAACACGATCTGTTCGTTTCGGTTCGATAAGGTGCCTTTGAATCCACCGATGATGTTAGAAAGATGCGGGTGCTTTTCTCGTAAACGGATTGGGTCTTTTGCGACGACAAGATAGCCATCGGGCCGTATTGTTGTCGCATCTGGGAATTCGAACTGAACGGCGTCATCGAGTTTCCACCCGTCGAGTTCAATCGGTTGGTCGCCTCGATTGTACAATTCGATCCACTCTTCTTCGTTGACCTCGAACGAACTTGACGGAACGAGGGCCGACGTGTCGTGCGCAACAAACAACCTGGCACCAAACAGAACGTCAGTATTGCGAACGCTGCGCTGATGCACTTCGGCCGAGATGCGATTTGTCCCTTCAAGGAGGAAGTCGGCTGGGAAGTCAATTAAGTCGCTGATAGAGAGGGTGGATACCATGCGACTTGAAAGCGTGGTCGAGTCAACGGGGCCGTCGTCGATGTTGAAACGTAGAATCTCGCGGCCATTGAGGTAGAAGACGGCACCGTCATCGATCACATGTTGTAGCTGTATTCGATCGGCAAGGGCAATCTGTTCGGCGGATAGGTCGAACTCCGTTTCGAAATACGTCGTGATCACCGAATTCGTCCGGGGTCGCTCGAGTTCGGTCTGAATTCCGGGTGACGGAACCCGATTTGCGACGCCGAAAAAACCAGGTCCGGAATGCCAATTGCCGCCCTCGGGGTGATTTGCCGCCTGCCAACCCGTGGGCAGCGGATCGCCGGACTCATTGTACCTCCAATGATGATTGAAACTTACGACTTCCGTCCGCGTTACGTCCGGTGGAGTCTCCCGCCGATAAGGAGTCGGTCGGGAATGATACATGATTTCGTTGATGACAATTTCCGAGTGAAAGGCAAAATCGTTGGGCTGGCCTGGGGTGGGACCGGTCGGCTGTTGCCAGGTTCCGATTCCATCAGGTGACCGACCCAGAAGATTGGCATCGACGAGGGCCGCATCCAAAACAGTCGCGCCATCGTTCGCAAAAAGAAACGTTCGATCACCGGATTCAAGTCCAAAACCGAGGGCCGTATCAGTCATCGACCACGCAGTGTGAGGGGCCAGCCGCGAAGCGGGTGGGAATGTGTATTCGGTGTCATGTGCGGACGATTTCAGCGTTAATCCGCCCAGCTCAACGGGTTGATTCCCGAAATTGAAAAGTTCGAGAAACGATGAATCATCGGCGCCGCTGACTTCGTTGATGGATACCGTCGGGGAAACGGGGGTCGCATCCTCGATAACCGTCACGCCAATCATTGTTGGATCAATCAAGAGGTCCTCATCAGAGGCCTGTCGATTGAGTCCATGGATGGCCAGCAGGTTCTCGCCCTTGTTTAATAATTCCGGTCGACTGAGCAGATCAAACGATTGCGGCACGCGTGCCCCCGAACGTGGGGCCGAGCCAGTTGCAGAAGAGTTCCAGCTGAGCAGGCCGTCTTCACCGTCTCGGCCGGGTGCACGGTGGCTTGCCCATTCCACTCCGTTCAAATAGGCGACGAATCCATCGTCGTACCGCATGCGCATCTCAAGCTGCACGAAATCGTTGACGCTACGGTCCAACTGAAACGGCACTCGGATGTAGACGGACGAGTTGACGTCGATCATTGGCATGGGCGCTTGTCCGTTGGGGGGTGCGACCAAATCCAGGCCGATGAATGGATCCATGTCGGCGTTTCCATCCAGGTCAAAGCCAACTCCCGTATTTCCAACTAGCCACGCACTATCGTCAAAATCGTTTTGCGTCCAGCTCGTACCCAAACCGTCGTCGATCGGCACGAGTGCAGTGACAGGACTTGAGCGCGCGATGAGCTCGCTGTATTGGAAGGTTCCGATTTGGATTTCGTTATTGGCACCGGGCGTACCACCTACGATCGAACTAAAACTCCAGTTCTTGGCCAGTTGGCTGTTGGAGTTCCTTTCATTTAGCTTTTCCAAAGACGCTCCTGACCCGTCGGCAGCTATCGGCCAATCACCGCGGTCGTCGTATTCAACGACATTCATCAGGCGATCGTTATTGTCCCTTAGTTCGATCCGTTCTCCGCCATTGCTGAGCTGACCTTTCCAAGGCCCGTGCACGGTTGGGACGCCGGCTTTCGCTTCCAAAACGGAAGGGTTAATTCCGACGACCAGCAGGCGGCCACCCTCAATTACAGTCCCCGGTTCAAAGGTGTATTCCACGCCGCCCGTTATGTGCCAGCCAGAAACGTCCATGTCGACCGACATTTGATTTCTGAGCTCGATGAACTCCATCGTCGCGTCTTCATCGACAGGGTTGTACATGATTTCATTAAACACCACCGTGCTATCAAGTACTCGCCGACTTTCTAGTCGTTCGTGCGCTAATCGCCATGTTGCGCGATGGCGAAGCGTAGAAGGCCGTGCGAAGAAAGTACGAAATGCCATGGGGGGGTGCTCCAAAGGTTTTCGACGAAAGCCGAAACTGATTGTAGCCCAACTTGGAGGAAACGCGCACGCAAACCCGCGTTGGCATACTTGCTTAAGGGTAGAACAGTGCGATTCAACAAAGTGTGGCCAATGCCATCGTAACCATTGCAGTTTTCCGCGCCTAACGGAATGTTGGGCGAAACGCCGACAACCGTGGAATCCCGTAGGCCTGTAGGGTGACGACAGCTTCGAAGCAGGATCTCCTTAGCGGTAGATTGGCACCCCAGAACCATCTGGATCCTGCTTGGGTCACGGAGCAAATGGCCGGTGAAGCCTTACCGGAGAGTAAGCGCGATGGTGTTGATGAATCACAGTCGATTGGTGCGGCAGGGGTACCTTTCAAACAGGATCTCTTGATTGTTAGGTACCCGGCCCAGAATTTTTTGAAGAGGGAAAGTCTCCCGGTAAATCTTCTACTTCAAATATTAGTGGCCCGCATATCTACAGAATTGGGTACACCATCGCCGGCAGCGACTAGCTGAAGACGATATCCGTCATGTTAAGACAGCTTGTTGATTAACCGCAGGCACTTCTTAGTACACTCTTGATTAGTACACTCTGATTAGTACACTCTGAAAACATCTGACTTGTGAGATGACATTATGAGGTTCGGGTTCGGAAGAAGTGTCCACGATCGAAGAAGTGTCCACGATCATCGCTTTTGGCTGGTGGAAGCAGCCGCAAAAAAGGTGGGACGAACTCGCCTTCAAGAGGCGTTCCGGAAGCACACCTTCGTCTACGGGACGGAGGGAATAGGGAGCAACATTGTAAGTGGTCTGAAGCGGTGGGCGGCGAGGCCGCACAGGAGCACCTCGGAGCTCGAAGCTGATGGGTACAACGTCCAGACGCGTTCTCACCTGGATCGTGAGGCGCGCCATGCGCAGCGACCACACCCGCCAGGCCTGGCTTCGTTAGAGCCGGTTCACGAAAGGCTGGCCTTGGAAGACACGCGGGGCGTTCCCTGGCATCTCAAACCGTCGGAACATACAAACCCCTTCAACGTCCGCAAGGTCCTGGAGCGCGAACTAAACCTCTTCGATCCAGGCCGCCGAGCTAATTTCTACATCGACAGCGGCTGCCAGATGATGGACTTCTATTACGGCAAGGCGGGTACGTATCTGCATAAGAAGAGAGACCCCGTAATTGCCGAGTTCATACATCATGCAATGGGTTTCGCGGCGCCCTTCTCGATGGTGGAGAGCGGACGCCAGGCCTATATGCGCGAGTTCAAGACAAGCGTCGAAGGCTACGACAATGACTCTCCGTCGAAAGCTCGGTACAACGATCTCACGGCTACCAAAGAAATGTCCCGACTCATTCGATGGGGGATCAGCACATTTGGCGGAACTTTGGTGTTTGAAGGGCGCGAGGTCTACTACAGCCAAGTATTCAGAACTAATCCGCCCAGGATTGGAGATACGGATCTCGAGGCGCGGGAATTGTTTCAGTACTTCGAGCCGGGGGCAAGCGCGGTTCCCTTCGACAAGGGCAGTATCTTGTTCCATTGGTGCGGCACGCAGACCGTGCCAACAAAAGTCCACTTCCTAACGAATTGGACCTGGGCCAACAACGAGACGCACAAGCCAGCTAATATCGCGAAGCCGTCATTTGCTCGGGACGCTTCACTGCTCCCCATTTGGGATAACTTCGCCGCCCTCCCTCCATCGCTTACCCATTACAATTTGGACGTCATCGCCGATCAGTTGTCTCAATTGAGGCCGGCATAGGAGCGGCTTCACGGCGATGATGCGCGGCGGCAGCTCGTCGCATGCCAGAAAGGGTCCAGTGACCACCGATCGCGGCAGCAACTTCCAGTCCACGTTGCTCTCGGATCCTCGTCAGTGCCGCGTGCCGTTACCTGTGGGGTGTCCAAGGTGGGATGCCGACCTTCGTGCAGGCTCTTCGGATCGCCACCTGGACAGCTTGGGTAGAGGTATCGTCTCCCCGACAGTTTCGTGGTGTCCGTGCGCATCATGGCGTTGGAGTGAAAGCCAACGAGACGTTCTCCCGCCAATTGCGGTTGATACCTGACGCCAATCCGTGAGCGGCTTGAATAGTTTGGCTATGCTGCCTATTTTGCGGGAAAAGCGGCTCCCGTCCCCGTTTGTCCCCCTACCTACGAATCCGGGGAGCGA is a window of Pirellulaceae bacterium DNA encoding:
- a CDS encoding lamin tail domain-containing protein, whose product is MAFRTFFARPSTLRHRATWRLAHERLESRRVLDSTVVFNEIMYNPVDEDATMEFIELRNQMSVDMDVSGWHITGGVEYTFEPGTVIEGGRLLVVGINPSVLEAKAGVPTVHGPWKGQLSNGGERIELRDNNDRLMNVVEYDDRGDWPIAADGSGASLEKLNERNSNSQLAKNWSFSSIVGGTPGANNEIQIGTFQYSELIARSSPVTALVPIDDGLGTSWTQNDFDDSAWLVGNTGVGFDLDGNADMDPFIGLDLVAPPNGQAPMPMIDVNSSVYIRVPFQLDRSVNDFVQLEMRMRYDDGFVAYLNGVEWASHRAPGRDGEDGLLSWNSSATGSAPRSGARVPQSFDLLSRPELLNKGENLLAIHGLNRQASDEDLLIDPTMIGVTVIEDATPVSPTVSINEVSGADDSSFLELFNFGNQPVELGGLTLKSSAHDTEYTFPPASRLAPHTAWSMTDTALGFGLESGDRTFLFANDGATVLDAALVDANLLGRSPDGIGTWQQPTGPTPGQPNDFAFHSEIVINEIMYHSRPTPYRRETPPDVTRTEVVSFNHHWRYNESGDPLPTGWQAANHPEGGNWHSGPGFFGVANRVPSPGIQTELERPRTNSVITTYFETEFDLSAEQIALADRIQLQHVIDDGAVFYLNGREILRFNIDDGPVDSTTLSSRMVSTLSISDLIDFPADFLLEGTNRISAEVHQRSVRNTDVLFGARLFVAHDTSALVPSSSFEVNEEEWIELYNRGDQPIELDGWKLDDAVQFEFPDATTIRPDGYLVVAKDPIRLREKHPHLSNIIGGFKGTLSNRNEQIVLLDAAENVADAVHYFDGGHWNVLPDGTGPSLELIDADAENSRGESWSASDEASRSKWQNYTYRGIAKPAMPNEPSLWQEFAFGFLDGAGEALIDDISVIEEPRGIAVELIQNGSFADGTSEHWRLLGNHQHSQVVDDNGNHVLHVIAKGATEYQGNQIETTLANEAVITNGTEYQISFRAKWLTGSQQINSRLYFNRLAQTTVLETPNNHGTPGTINSTHLDNAGPTYDELRHSPTLPKPSEPVTVSVVADDPDHVTSVNLWYQVSGESWQDVTMTRNEAGRFTGVIPGQNAASVVQFYVEGEDSLGALTTIPHAGREARALFIVEDGQNDYIDAQNFRLIMTQDDSDHLHLGTNSLSNERLGATVVHDDQVFYDVGVRLKGSFVGRDVLRVGFNLLFNPDQLFRGVHQKVSVDRSTHAVLGVDEILIKHIASRAGDIPNMYDDIVHFIAPKSIHTAKATIRMAAFDEVYLNSQFENGSDGTLFEYEVIRWATSTVDGDPESLKRAGGHHTPNGNMGFDFQDFGDDKEAYRWVNLITSNRTRDNFDSIIALNKALGEDIESLHEATREVMDIDQWMRTAAYQSLVGPADAFFTGASPHNFRLYVRPDGKVLYLPWDWDSAFQRVPRSPPMNGQGSLRRVIKLPANLRLFYGHMLDIVDRSFNADYMKRWVEHYGKLAHQDFGHRLSFIDARSVYVAKRIEDTYPRQPFAITTQGPVDALDGIVRVSGTAWFDVREIRVAGSSIPLDVTWETETRWQVDLPVGQGTEPLRFEAFDFHGNPLAGANVTINNPTPNPVIDSLRIAELHYNPAEATPAESEAGFANNDFEFVELVNTGTDPILLHDVQLTKIRSGGDEQGLEFDFRHSAVTQLDAGQRIVLVEDLDAFRFRYGELPLVAGQWSGGLSNQSEMVTLTVGATVIQQFKYQDTWYPTTDGSGMSLVIVDPLADVEQWNQRTGWSPSGVVGGSPGREDTQDDIPGDSNQDGVFNSSDLMLVFQVGKYENRNANHATFEDGDWNGDGKFDSSDLVYAFSEGNYVDAAAVGVLTQLDDAKVAASLDHAPLVDDELMRNRVAESRLSVREDATELQLLIQARESVFDSMDYDASGASSTELDDDLLDQLASEL